The Swingsia samuiensis genome contains the following window.
CGTTACTTCCTGTTCGTCGATAAGAGCAACAACAATTTGTCCATTCTCTGCTCTATCTCCACGGCGAATAATTGCAATATCTCCATCCACAATGCCTTCACCAACCATAGAATCGCCTGAGATAGTCAGAGCATAATGATCACCTGCTCCAAGGAGAGAGGGAGGCACTTGAATTTGAGTTACTTCATCTTGAAGTGCCTCAATAGGAATGCCTGCTGCAATTCGGCCATAGAGAGGAATAGAAACATGTTTTTCTTCTACAGCTTCCTGAGAAGGTTCAGAGAAAGAAGAACTGAATTTATTTATTTTTGCAGGCAAGGTGTGCGGAAGGCTAGTTGTCGGAGGAACCTTTAAAACATCTAATGCACGTGCTCGATTATGGTGACGTGTTAAAAAACCTCGCTCTTCTAGCGCTGATATAAGGCGATGAATACCAGATTTGGATTGAAGACCTAAAGCAGATTTCATTTCTTCAAAAGAAGGGGAGTAACCGTTTTTTTGAACATATTCCTTGATATAAATAAGCAGTTGATGTTGTTTTTTTGTAAGCATATGGGAGTTCCTAAGCACTTCCAGAGAGAATAATCTGTTGATATTTAGATTACAATTGAGTATTTTCTCTATACAGACTTGACCTTTGCAAGACAAATCAGCATGGTGCGTCCAACTAGGTCAATTTGTTGTTTTCTGCATTTTGCAAGCAGCATAAGTAAAGGCACAAGCCTGAGGGTGATATGGCAAAAACCAACGTTATTCAAATTCGTCTTGTATCGTCAGCTGACACAGGTTATTTTTATGTAACCAAAAAGAATGCTCGCTCTTCAACAGGGAAAATGGAAGTTCGTAAATACGATCCTGTTGCACGTAAGCATGTCACTTTCCGTGAAGCAAAAATCAAGTAATTCAATACTTTCCTAAAAAGGAATGTAAAGTTTACTTATAGGCAGCTTAGGCTGCCTTTTTTATTATTATTTAGAGTGACGACTAAAATAATTTATTGCGTTTGTCGTACGGGACAACGATATCGCCATCTTGCGTTAAATTGAGCATAGCGCGAGAACGCTCATCTAACATATCAGCATCTAAAGCTTTTTCTTTTAAAGCAGCCACTCGTCTGCGCCAGACAATCTGTTCATCTTGTGCATCTTGCTTAGCTTGCAAAGCTTCTTTCTGAAGGCCTAGCTGATCTTGATAGGCTCGAATACCATGAGCACCATGAAGCGCATTCCAAGCGAAATAAACAGTTAAGGATAAAAAGAAAGTAGGGGGGGCAACAACACGAAAGGCCTTCTTAAGAATTTTTCGAAGTCCCATGAAACAAAATGCCCCTCTAAAAAGAAAATTTATATTAGTCTAAACATCACTTTTAAGCAAAACAATGACAGACTGAAAATAAATTACATATGACAGTCTTTATTTTCAAAAGACTGTCATATGTGAATGATTAGGCTTTCAAAATGCCACGGCCTGCATAACGCGCTGCTGAACCTAATTGTTGCTCAATCCGAATCAATTGATTGTATTTAGCAGTACGATCAGAACGAGAGAGAGAGCCTGTTTTAATCTGACCACAATTTGTAGCCACAGCTAAATCAGCAATTGTTGCATCTTCTGTTTCACCAGAACGATGGCTCATGACACAGTTAAACCCTGCTTTATGAGCTGTTTCAATCGCTTCAAGAGTTTCTGTTAAGGTACCGATTTGGTTGACTTTAACCAACAAGGCATTGCCAGCACCAGCCTTGATGCCACGACGGAGGCGCTCAGGGTTTGTAACAAAAAGATCATCCCCAACGAGTTGAACTTTTTTACCTAAACGAGAGGTTAATTCTACCCAACCTTCCCAATCATCTTCAGCTAGGCCGTCTTCGATAGAGGCGATTGGATATTTGCTAGCTAGATCTTCAAGGTAAGAGATCATTCCAGAAGAATCAAACTCTTTTCCTTCTCCTTTAAGAGAGTATTTACCATCTTTGAAGAACTCAGAAGAGGCGCAGTCTAGAGCAAAGGTAATATCTTCGCCTAAACGATAGCCTGCTGCTTCAACAGATTTAGCCATAAACCCAAGAGCTTCGTCGGCAGAGCCTAGGTTAGGAGCGAAACCGCCTTCATCGCCAACGTTCGTATTAAATCCAGCAGCGTGCAGGCTCTTTTTTAAGGCAGCAAAAATTTCTGCTCCCATACGAACAGCTTCTGCAATGCTGGATGCACCAACAGGCTGGATCATAAATTCTTGAATATCAATGGGGTTATCTGCATGCATTCCGCCATTGACGATGTTCATCATTGGTACGGGAAGGGTATGTGCAAAAACACCACCAACATAACGATACAGAGGAAGTTCGAGTTCTTCTGCCGTAGCTTTTGCAACAGCAAGAGAAACACCTAAAATGGCATTTGCACCAATACGGGATTTATTAGGTGTACCATCAAGATCAATCATTGCATTATCAATCGCAATT
Protein-coding sequences here:
- the rpmG gene encoding 50S ribosomal protein L33; amino-acid sequence: MAKTNVIQIRLVSSADTGYFYVTKKNARSSTGKMEVRKYDPVARKHVTFREAKIK
- the lexA gene encoding transcriptional repressor LexA; amino-acid sequence: MLTKKQHQLLIYIKEYVQKNGYSPSFEEMKSALGLQSKSGIHRLISALEERGFLTRHHNRARALDVLKVPPTTSLPHTLPAKINKFSSSFSEPSQEAVEEKHVSIPLYGRIAAGIPIEALQDEVTQIQVPPSLLGAGDHYALTISGDSMVGEGIVDGDIAIIRRGDRAENGQIVVALIDEQEVTLKKLKHRGKEITLEAANSAYENKIFSAERIRIQGRLIALFRQY
- a CDS encoding FtsB family cell division protein is translated as MGLRKILKKAFRVVAPPTFFLSLTVYFAWNALHGAHGIRAYQDQLGLQKEALQAKQDAQDEQIVWRRRVAALKEKALDADMLDERSRAMLNLTQDGDIVVPYDKRNKLF
- the eno gene encoding phosphopyruvate hydratase, which produces MSAIIDITAREILDSRGNPTVEVDVELSSGARGRAAVPSGASTGAHEAVELRDGDKSRYNGKGVTKACHFVENDILEVLQGAESEDQIAIDNAMIDLDGTPNKSRIGANAILGVSLAVAKATAEELELPLYRYVGGVFAHTLPVPMMNIVNGGMHADNPIDIQEFMIQPVGASSIAEAVRMGAEIFAALKKSLHAAGFNTNVGDEGGFAPNLGSADEALGFMAKSVEAAGYRLGEDITFALDCASSEFFKDGKYSLKGEGKEFDSSGMISYLEDLASKYPIASIEDGLAEDDWEGWVELTSRLGKKVQLVGDDLFVTNPERLRRGIKAGAGNALLVKVNQIGTLTETLEAIETAHKAGFNCVMSHRSGETEDATIADLAVATNCGQIKTGSLSRSDRTAKYNQLIRIEQQLGSAARYAGRGILKA